One Triticum dicoccoides isolate Atlit2015 ecotype Zavitan chromosome 4B, WEW_v2.0, whole genome shotgun sequence genomic window carries:
- the LOC119293905 gene encoding uncharacterized protein LOC119293905, with amino-acid sequence MSNISPSFSTPTLLATSSSLRHFFPLAGTQKAKPVLPSTRPKPPMHRIDITHFINFKLDLTTNNYAQWMRKFYAILTKYDCAHHVDHKSDPRLQDAKWRNDDLTIMLWFYATICDELYQVVREPENMAYTVWDKLYTFFRDNQPGWAIHIREELSATVQGDMTVAAYCNRIKALADALADAGEPVNDEMLTLQMIRGLNNRFHVLATTLPMHRPFPTFIQARSLLLLEEICLNARERSKGSSTITIGTNNGSNSTPDGSNNGNQRDHNAFFNTRPGQSAQPQQRPWLGYFAPWRAPFPLPRQPPHTQWAPRSVGGVLNPRPSAPTQGYSLLYSMASIFMLANKLA; translated from the coding sequence ATGAGCAACATCTCTCCTTCATTCAGCACCCCCACCCTTCTGGCCACGTCTTCCTCCCTTCGTCATTTCTTTCCTCTCGCTGGCACCCAGAAGGCCAAGCCTGTCCTCCCCTCTACCCGTCCCAAGCCTCCTATGCACCGCATCGATATTACCCACTTTATCAATTTCAAGCTAGATCTCACCACAAACAACTACGCTCAGTGGATGCGGAAGTTCTACGCTATCCTCACCAAATACGACTGCGCCCACCATGTCGACCACAAGTCTGATCCCCGTCTTCAAGATGCCAAGTGGCGCAACGACGATCTGACCATTATGTTGTGGTTCTATGCTACCATTTGCGACGAGCTTTATCAAGTGGTGAGGGAGCCGGAGAACATGGCGTATACCGTTTGGGACAAGTTGTACACCTTCTTCCGGGACAACCAGCCCGGATGGGCCATCCACATCCGCGAAGAGTTAAGTGCCACCGTGCAAGGAGACATGACGGTGGCCGCCTACTGCAATCGGATTAAGGCCCTCGCTGACGCCCTCGCCGACGCAGGTGAACCAGTCAACGATGAGATGTTGACATTGCAAATGATCCGAGGACTCAACAACCGCTTCCATGTGCTGGCAACTACTCTTCCCATGCACAGGCCTTTTCCTACCTTTATCCAGGCCCGTTCCCTATTGTTGCTTGAAGAAATATGTCTTAATGCGCGTGAGAGGTCGAAGGGATCCTCCACCATCACCATTGGCACCAACAACGGCTCCAACTCCACCCCCGATGGAAGCAACAATGGGAATCAACGCGATCACAACGCTTTTTTTAACACCCGGCCTGGACAGTCGGCACAACCACAACAACGACCCTGGTTGGGCTACTTTGCGCCATGGCGGGCGCCCTTCCCGTTGCCGAGGCAGCCGCCGCACACTCAGTGGGCCCCTCGAAGCGTCGGCGGCGTCCTCAACCCACGCCCATCTGCTCCAACTCAGGGATACTCGTTGCTCTACTCCATGGCATCCATCTTTATGTTAGCAAATAAACTAGCGTGA